A part of Mustela erminea isolate mMusErm1 chromosome 9, mMusErm1.Pri, whole genome shotgun sequence genomic DNA contains:
- the THRSP gene encoding thyroid hormone-inducible hepatic protein: protein MQVPTKLYPKNCLLTVMDRYSATVRNMEQMVMIPSLLRDVPLNGQGQQAQEGAPDLYKYFTMLKAIRVDVDHGLLPRQEWWSKVAGGRAHESDHEAAETEDEEERVLGKLDLEAQFHLHFSSLHHILTNLTLKAEEVTRKYQEIMGQAM, encoded by the coding sequence ATGCAGGTGCCAACCAAACTCTACCCCAAGAACTGCCTGCTGACCGTCATGGACCGCTACTCGGCCACGGTGCGCAACATGGAGCAGATGGTGATGATCCCCAGCCTCCTGCGGGACGTGCCGTTGAACGGGCAGGGGCAGCAGGCTCAGGAGGGGGCCCCTGATCTCTATAAATACTTCACCATGCTCAAGGCCATCCGCGTGGATGTGGACCACGGGCTGCTGCCCCGACAGGAGTGGTGGTCCAAggtggcaggtggcagagccCATGAGTCCGATCATGaagctgcagagacagaggaCGAGGAGGAGAGGGTCTTGGGGAAGCTGGACCTGGAAGCTCAGTTCCACCTGCACTTTTCCAGCCTTCATCACATCCTCACCAATCTTACCCTGAAAGCTGAGGAGGTGACAAGGAAATACCAGGAGATAATGGGACAGGCCATGTAG